In Pseudomonas sp. MM213, a genomic segment contains:
- the gspI gene encoding type II secretion system minor pseudopilin GspI, whose amino-acid sequence MASRPFSSRMRGFTLLEIMVALAIFSTLAAAVLSASQYVLRQTGAVEERLFAAWLADNHLNELRLQTGWPLDQQQRIVSMDRRDWLLRQRISVSPDPRLLKVDVDVSLSGREQTVHRTSGWIPHRDE is encoded by the coding sequence ATGGCTAGCCGGCCATTTTCTTCACGCATGCGTGGCTTCACCTTGCTGGAAATCATGGTGGCCCTGGCGATCTTTTCGACGCTGGCGGCTGCCGTGCTGTCGGCGAGCCAATACGTGCTCAGGCAAACCGGCGCGGTCGAGGAACGGCTCTTCGCCGCGTGGCTGGCAGACAACCATCTGAATGAACTGCGCCTGCAAACCGGATGGCCCCTCGACCAGCAACAACGGATCGTGTCGATGGATCGCCGCGACTGGTTGCTGCGCCAGCGCATCAGCGTTTCGCCTGATCCGCGCCTGCTCAAGGTCGATGTTGACGTCAGCCTTTCCGGGCGCGAGCAAACCGTACACCGCACCAGTGGCTGGATACCTCATCGTGATGAATAA
- a CDS encoding type II secretion system protein GspK, whose product MRRHQRGIALISVLLVMSLALLITSGLLRSHRLSLHSSGQALQHIQMRQLAVAGESWALLRLRDAAQGSQKTVDLTQDWARMTPDFDVEGAQIRVDIEDLAGRFNLNSLLTQGQIDQVTLNRWARLLDVLDLPPLQLAQVGAFRELSQLRLLPGVDAHVLRQLEPWVAMLPGHATLNVNTAPALVLRTLDDVDATTAAALVRQASTTGWASVQAFTQDPLLSGAGLNSHGLGTGSRWFRITVQVTQGQRRLRLATEVERDADTHQLNVLQRRLLPSTAHEMPR is encoded by the coding sequence ATGAGGAGGCATCAACGCGGCATCGCGTTGATCAGCGTGTTGCTGGTCATGAGTCTGGCGTTGTTGATCACCAGCGGCTTGCTGCGCAGCCATCGCCTGTCGCTGCACAGCAGCGGCCAGGCCCTGCAGCACATTCAAATGCGCCAACTCGCCGTTGCGGGGGAAAGCTGGGCGCTTTTGCGCTTGCGGGACGCGGCGCAGGGCTCGCAAAAAACCGTCGACCTGACCCAGGACTGGGCGCGGATGACTCCCGACTTCGACGTCGAAGGCGCGCAGATCCGCGTTGATATCGAGGACCTCGCCGGGCGCTTCAATCTCAACTCATTGTTGACTCAGGGGCAGATCGATCAAGTCACCCTCAACCGCTGGGCGCGCTTGCTCGACGTGCTGGATCTTCCACCGCTGCAACTTGCTCAGGTGGGAGCGTTCCGAGAACTGAGCCAACTGCGCCTGCTGCCGGGGGTTGACGCTCATGTGCTGCGTCAACTTGAGCCTTGGGTGGCGATGTTGCCCGGCCACGCAACGCTGAACGTCAACACGGCCCCGGCGTTGGTGCTGAGGACGCTCGATGACGTGGACGCGACCACGGCTGCGGCGCTGGTTCGTCAGGCTTCGACGACGGGATGGGCCAGCGTTCAGGCCTTTACGCAAGACCCGCTGCTCTCCGGTGCAGGCCTGAACAGTCATGGACTTGGCACCGGCAGCCGCTGGTTCCGCATCACGGTGCAGGTCACTCAGGGGCAGCGCCGATTGCGGCTGGCCACGGAGGTCGAACGCGATGCCGACACCCACCAACTCAACGTCCTGCAACGACGCCTTCTTCCTTCGACTGCCCACGAGATGCCGCGATGA
- the gspG gene encoding type II secretion system major pseudopilin GspG, which yields MNAAQRNSPRAQRGFTLIEIMVVVVIIGVLGAIVVPQFMSRPDQAKVTASKIDLQAIATALEMYRLDNFNYPSTQQGLEALSKQPSGLPAARNWNPQGYLKSLPVDPWNTPYQYLNPGVHSVDGSYDLYSLGSDGVKGGEGHAADIGNWGD from the coding sequence ATGAATGCAGCACAGAGAAACAGCCCTCGCGCTCAACGCGGTTTTACCCTGATCGAAATCATGGTGGTGGTCGTCATCATCGGCGTGCTGGGGGCCATCGTGGTGCCGCAGTTCATGAGCCGTCCCGACCAGGCCAAAGTCACCGCCAGCAAAATTGATCTCCAGGCCATCGCCACGGCCCTCGAAATGTATCGCCTCGACAACTTCAACTACCCCTCGACACAGCAGGGGCTGGAAGCCTTGAGCAAACAACCTTCCGGCCTGCCGGCGGCGAGGAACTGGAACCCTCAGGGTTATCTGAAAAGCCTGCCGGTCGATCCGTGGAACACGCCCTATCAGTACCTCAATCCCGGTGTGCATTCGGTGGACGGCAGCTATGACTTGTACTCCCTCGGTTCCGATGGCGTGAAGGGTGGCGAAGGGCATGCGGCCGATATCGGCAACTGGGGCGACTGA
- the gspF gene encoding type II secretion system inner membrane protein GspF, translating into MPTFDYRADDAQGRRCKGRLEADGPRHARQLMRERGLWPRELSEVRAGGDTGTQPRSGRLSAADLALLTLQLSTLVQAGLPLEEALEAVTKQSAKRKVAGLLSAVRSRVMEGHALSTALAQFPKAFPELFRATVAAGERSGHLGHVLEQLAAYTQARQASRQKIQMALVYPLILMLASVAIVGFLLGYVVPDVVKIFVDSGQPLPWLTQALIALSNGLRNHFLLLMGVLAALLGLWRWSLRQPAWRLRWHRLALKLPVMGEVLRAMEAARFASTLAILGKSAVPLVDALEIAAAVIGNLTIRSRMADVARSVREGGTLTRGLELSGDIPPMMLHMIASGERAGELDRMLVRAAEQQESSLAARIALVVSLFEPAMLVLMGGVVLLIVMAILLPILSLNQLVN; encoded by the coding sequence GTGCCGACGTTCGATTACCGCGCTGACGACGCCCAGGGCCGACGCTGCAAAGGCCGACTGGAGGCCGATGGCCCGCGTCATGCCCGACAACTGATGCGTGAGCGCGGCTTGTGGCCGCGTGAGTTGAGCGAGGTCAGGGCAGGTGGCGACACCGGGACGCAGCCTCGCAGCGGACGTCTGAGCGCGGCGGATCTGGCGCTGTTGACCTTGCAGCTGTCCACCCTCGTTCAGGCAGGGCTGCCTCTGGAGGAAGCCCTTGAAGCGGTGACGAAGCAAAGTGCGAAGCGCAAGGTTGCCGGTCTGTTGTCGGCGGTCAGGAGTCGGGTGATGGAAGGTCATGCCCTGTCGACGGCGCTGGCTCAATTTCCCAAGGCGTTCCCCGAATTGTTCCGCGCCACCGTTGCGGCTGGCGAACGTTCCGGTCACTTGGGGCATGTGCTGGAACAACTGGCCGCTTACACCCAGGCCCGGCAGGCGTCGCGGCAGAAAATCCAGATGGCCCTGGTGTACCCGCTGATCCTGATGTTGGCCAGTGTCGCGATTGTTGGTTTTCTGCTCGGCTACGTGGTGCCGGACGTGGTGAAGATCTTCGTCGACAGTGGCCAGCCGTTGCCCTGGCTGACACAGGCGCTGATCGCCCTCAGCAATGGGCTGCGCAATCACTTTCTGCTGTTGATGGGCGTGCTGGCGGCGTTGCTCGGCCTCTGGCGCTGGAGCCTGCGCCAGCCGGCCTGGCGCCTGCGCTGGCATCGTCTCGCGTTGAAACTGCCGGTCATGGGCGAGGTGCTGCGGGCGATGGAAGCCGCGCGGTTCGCCAGCACGCTGGCGATCCTCGGCAAAAGTGCAGTGCCATTGGTGGACGCGCTGGAGATCGCGGCGGCCGTCATCGGCAACCTGACCATCCGCAGCCGCATGGCCGATGTCGCGCGCTCGGTCCGTGAAGGTGGAACGCTGACTCGCGGTCTGGAACTGAGCGGCGACATCCCGCCGATGATGCTGCACATGATCGCCAGCGGCGAACGCGCCGGTGAACTCGATCGCATGCTGGTGCGGGCCGCCGAGCAGCAGGAAAGCAGCCTGGCGGCGCGTATCGCATTGGTCGTGAGCCTTTTTGAACCGGCCATGCTGGTGCTGATGGGCGGCGTGGTGCTGCTGATCGTCATGGCCATCCTCCTACCGATTCTCAGCCTCAACCAATTGGTGAATTGA
- the gspL gene encoding type II secretion system protein GspL, which translates to MNTWLYLTTEGLGEPSADWPCCVWSSTAQRRSMPLNQAAQVLSGQVVDVLLPMELCSWVRSDPWPSKRQPGTQAVAFAVEDQLSEALEKLHLSIGARDQEGRYPVMVIDRQRFAAMLALLAEEGVEVRSVFVDADVLPLDQALGVWWFGRWLVGGGLPARLTLTDDGLTLLGPALPAGIQWVDARQGATDVDQYLAHRPAQAINLLQGEFALRNKRLPWRLGGLTILTLLLLTWGASAARIHFLESETRRLYSQNEQRFKTLYPEQSRIVDLATQLNALQQQTAEPQRTRVAELVTLVEQVIGASNVEVRRIEFRAGDGWKIQLSANSFAELEQLRERGRQQGVPLRIDSASKERDRVQATLTVEDRT; encoded by the coding sequence ATGAATACCTGGCTTTACCTGACCACCGAGGGCCTGGGCGAACCGTCGGCAGACTGGCCTTGCTGCGTTTGGTCCTCGACTGCGCAACGCCGGTCCATGCCCTTGAATCAAGCGGCACAGGTGCTGAGCGGGCAGGTGGTCGATGTGCTGCTGCCCATGGAATTGTGCAGTTGGGTGCGCAGCGATCCGTGGCCTTCCAAACGCCAACCCGGCACGCAAGCCGTCGCGTTTGCCGTGGAGGATCAATTGAGCGAGGCGTTGGAAAAGCTGCACCTGAGCATCGGCGCTCGCGATCAGGAAGGGCGTTATCCGGTCATGGTGATCGACCGCCAGCGGTTTGCCGCGATGCTCGCGTTACTGGCCGAAGAGGGCGTCGAGGTGCGTTCGGTGTTCGTCGATGCCGATGTCTTGCCCCTGGATCAGGCACTCGGTGTTTGGTGGTTCGGTCGATGGCTGGTCGGCGGAGGGCTGCCGGCCCGCCTGACGTTGACGGACGACGGGTTGACGTTGCTGGGGCCGGCCTTGCCCGCAGGGATTCAATGGGTCGACGCGCGTCAGGGTGCGACGGATGTCGATCAATACCTGGCCCATCGTCCCGCGCAGGCCATCAATCTGCTGCAAGGCGAATTCGCCCTGCGCAACAAACGTCTGCCCTGGCGCCTCGGTGGTTTGACGATCCTGACGCTGCTGTTGCTGACCTGGGGCGCCAGCGCTGCGCGAATCCATTTTCTGGAGAGTGAAACACGCAGGCTCTACAGCCAGAACGAGCAACGGTTCAAGACGCTTTACCCCGAGCAGAGCCGCATCGTCGATCTGGCAACGCAGCTCAACGCACTACAACAGCAGACCGCCGAGCCGCAGCGCACACGCGTCGCCGAGCTGGTGACGCTGGTCGAGCAGGTGATTGGCGCAAGCAATGTCGAGGTCCGGCGTATTGAGTTTCGTGCCGGCGATGGCTGGAAAATCCAGCTGAGTGCCAACAGCTTTGCCGAGCTGGAACAACTGCGCGAACGCGGGCGACAACAAGGTGTGCCGCTCAGGATCGACAGTGCGAGCAAAGAGCGCGACCGCGTGCAGGCGACCCTGACAGTGGAGGACCGAACATGA
- the gspH gene encoding type II secretion system minor pseudopilin GspH — protein MRQRCRGFTLLELMIVIVLIGVLLGMVSFAIGSNPARQARQEAHGIVGVIQQLRERAVLDGQEFGLRLSVEGYRVMRLDVQGWEPMVAFYRWPENVRLRLEQDGHPVTLGADDGPPQVLMFSNDETSVFTLTFGSDKKMWLNLSSDGLGQVVIDG, from the coding sequence ATGCGCCAGCGTTGTCGGGGATTCACCTTGCTCGAACTGATGATCGTGATCGTTTTGATCGGCGTGCTGTTGGGCATGGTGAGCTTTGCCATCGGGTCGAATCCGGCGCGTCAGGCCCGGCAGGAAGCACACGGGATCGTGGGCGTGATTCAACAGTTGCGTGAACGCGCAGTGCTCGATGGCCAGGAGTTCGGCCTGCGGCTGAGTGTCGAGGGTTATCGGGTGATGAGGCTCGATGTTCAGGGCTGGGAACCGATGGTGGCTTTTTATCGATGGCCCGAAAACGTGCGGCTACGGCTTGAGCAGGACGGTCATCCGGTAACCCTTGGCGCCGACGATGGACCTCCTCAGGTGCTGATGTTCAGCAACGATGAAACCAGCGTCTTTACGCTGACGTTTGGCAGCGACAAAAAGATGTGGCTCAACCTGTCCAGCGATGGCCTTGGCCAGGTGGTGATCGATGGCTAG
- a CDS encoding type II secretion system protein GspJ: protein MNKQSGFTLLELVIAMAIFALLGLASWGLFDGVVRVQRGTTAHEHEFRSLQRAVAVIERDVLHATDQPVVLQQSVLQLQRSHWRNPLDQPRSERQLLTYRLDNGTLWRESQGEGVPSVQRQKLLGDVRDLSWRVFDAQSGWSRDWPSGRGVKRPMAVEVQFSTGRFEAIRRVLLLPGALP, encoded by the coding sequence ATGAATAAGCAGAGCGGTTTCACCTTGCTGGAACTGGTCATCGCCATGGCGATCTTCGCGTTGCTGGGCCTGGCCAGTTGGGGGCTGTTCGATGGCGTGGTGCGCGTGCAACGAGGGACGACGGCGCATGAGCATGAGTTTCGAAGCCTGCAACGGGCGGTGGCGGTGATCGAGCGGGATGTGCTGCACGCCACCGATCAACCTGTCGTGCTCCAGCAATCGGTGTTGCAGTTGCAGCGTAGCCATTGGCGCAACCCTTTGGACCAGCCGCGCAGCGAGCGCCAGTTGCTGACCTATCGACTCGATAACGGCACGCTGTGGCGTGAAAGTCAGGGGGAGGGGGTGCCGAGCGTGCAGCGGCAAAAGCTGCTGGGCGATGTTCGAGACTTGAGTTGGCGGGTGTTTGATGCACAGTCCGGTTGGAGCCGCGATTGGCCATCCGGGCGGGGCGTGAAGCGGCCGATGGCGGTGGAAGTGCAATTCTCTACGGGTCGTTTCGAGGCGATTCGTCGGGTATTGCTGTTGCCCGGCGCGTTGCCATGA